The proteins below come from a single Dehalococcoidia bacterium genomic window:
- a CDS encoding ABC transporter substrate-binding protein: protein MGRLVAQGMIAVALLLAGCAPSAPASPAGRAPDAASAVDQTLVVATSTLSGPLDPNANLPVNRMYDMFDNVVMLDVRTGDPLPAIATSWRVLNPTTWQLVIRPDLTFHDGTRLTARDVKFTFDRSMDPSLRLALGTRLTTVDRVELVDDLTLNVITKAPDPILLRRLTTMSVVPEHYISRVGNEQFALSPVGSGPFRFKEFVPNDRLVLTGYPDHPFRKPKLRELTIRAIPEASARVNGLLTGEVHLAYFIPIDQYDRIRERGMAAQVTNFGTSLGFWMDTVSGDRPVDSPLADKRVRQAINYAVDKESIAKQIFRGLTQPEAQLAQPVTFGYDPTLKPYPYDPAKARALLAEAGYANGFKLRAETTVAIAEFVPIGLLIQQNLRDIGIDLEFIPMTDQAAWTDKVYGRQPRADLFGIPLQNSPAMDLDFSISWFWSKQPPATRHYNNPEFDRYYEPSRTEMDPEKRRQLLQRASAVLLEDPAWLFLVPSATVRGYDPKKVDLGTLGGDGGIRFDQVSRIG, encoded by the coding sequence ATGGGCCGGCTCGTTGCGCAAGGGATGATCGCTGTCGCGCTGCTGCTTGCTGGGTGCGCGCCAAGCGCTCCCGCCTCGCCAGCCGGAAGAGCGCCGGATGCCGCTTCTGCCGTTGATCAGACGCTCGTCGTCGCCACCAGCACGCTCAGCGGCCCGCTCGACCCGAATGCCAATCTTCCCGTCAACCGGATGTACGACATGTTCGACAACGTCGTCATGCTCGACGTGAGGACGGGTGATCCCCTTCCTGCCATCGCGACGAGCTGGCGGGTCCTCAATCCGACGACGTGGCAGCTCGTCATTCGTCCTGACCTGACCTTCCACGACGGGACAAGACTGACGGCCCGAGACGTGAAGTTCACCTTCGACCGCAGCATGGACCCGTCGCTCCGGCTCGCCCTCGGCACGCGCCTGACCACCGTCGACCGCGTTGAGCTGGTGGACGACCTGACGCTCAACGTCATCACCAAAGCGCCGGACCCGATCCTGCTTCGTCGGCTGACCACGATGTCGGTGGTGCCGGAGCATTACATCAGCCGGGTCGGCAACGAGCAGTTCGCGCTCAGCCCGGTCGGCAGCGGTCCCTTCCGGTTCAAGGAGTTCGTCCCGAACGACCGGTTAGTGCTGACAGGCTACCCCGACCACCCGTTCCGCAAGCCGAAGCTCCGTGAACTGACGATCCGCGCTATCCCCGAGGCATCGGCGCGGGTGAACGGGCTCCTGACGGGAGAGGTGCACCTCGCCTACTTCATCCCGATCGACCAGTACGACCGGATCCGCGAACGAGGGATGGCCGCTCAAGTCACCAACTTCGGCACCTCGCTCGGATTTTGGATGGACACTGTCAGCGGCGACCGGCCCGTTGATTCTCCGCTTGCGGACAAGCGGGTGCGCCAAGCGATCAACTACGCGGTGGACAAGGAGAGCATCGCGAAGCAGATTTTCCGCGGGCTGACCCAACCGGAAGCGCAGCTCGCCCAACCGGTGACCTTCGGGTATGACCCCACGCTCAAGCCATATCCGTACGACCCCGCGAAAGCGCGCGCCCTCCTTGCCGAGGCAGGCTACGCCAACGGGTTCAAACTCAGGGCAGAGACAACCGTTGCCATCGCCGAGTTTGTGCCGATTGGGCTGCTGATCCAGCAGAACCTTCGTGATATCGGCATCGACCTTGAGTTCATCCCGATGACGGACCAAGCAGCGTGGACCGACAAAGTGTATGGCCGCCAGCCTCGCGCCGATCTCTTCGGGATCCCGCTCCAAAACAGCCCGGCGATGGACCTCGATTTCTCCATCAGCTGGTTCTGGAGCAAGCAGCCGCCGGCGACGCGCCACTACAACAACCCGGAATTCGACCGCTACTACGAGCCGTCCCGCACGGAGATGGACCCCGAGAAGCGGCGTCAGCTCCTTCAGAGAGCCTCCGCCGTCCTGCTCGAAGACCCGGCGTGGCTCTTCCTTGTGCCCAGCGCGACCGTCCGCGGCTACGACCCAAAGAAGGTCGACCTCGGGACGCTCGGCGGCGATGGCGGGATCCGTTTTGACCAGGTTTCGCGCATCGGGTGA
- a CDS encoding 2-dehydropantoate 2-reductase encodes MRYIIFGAGAVGGAIGARLADAGHTVILVCRGDHLAAIRRDGLLLRTPDRAIRVRVPAVSAPAEIDFDDDDVVFLTMKSHDTTPALEALERAAGDVPVICAQNGVANERMAARRFSRVYAMNVHLPATFFDPGVVDAYGVPVTGVLDCGRFPRGVDPLIQRVAADLASSGFLSRAVEDIMRLKYAKLLINLTNGLEAIVGEIPPGGGSVGAALRDEAAAVFRAAGIDWASEEEMRERILRHYRYGEIPGAPRRHGSSTWQSLAKGRSRLEVDYLNGEICLLGMLHGIPTPRNAAIRQLAQQMASQGKPPGASTLPELEAMLANWPHLHGPEPTDEGAMRVR; translated from the coding sequence ATGCGGTACATCATCTTTGGAGCGGGAGCAGTCGGCGGCGCAATCGGCGCCCGGCTCGCCGACGCCGGTCACACGGTGATCCTTGTCTGCCGCGGCGATCACCTCGCCGCTATCCGACGGGATGGATTGCTGCTGCGAACGCCAGATCGCGCCATTCGAGTTCGGGTGCCGGCAGTGAGCGCGCCTGCCGAGATCGATTTCGATGACGATGACGTCGTCTTTCTGACGATGAAATCGCACGACACCACCCCGGCGCTCGAAGCGCTGGAACGGGCTGCGGGCGATGTGCCGGTGATCTGCGCTCAGAACGGCGTTGCCAACGAGCGCATGGCAGCGCGCCGGTTCAGCCGCGTCTACGCGATGAACGTCCATCTGCCCGCAACCTTTTTCGACCCCGGGGTTGTCGACGCCTATGGGGTTCCGGTCACGGGCGTTCTCGATTGCGGGCGCTTCCCGCGCGGCGTCGACCCGCTCATCCAGCGGGTCGCGGCTGATCTCGCTTCGAGCGGGTTTCTCTCGCGGGCCGTTGAAGACATCATGCGGCTGAAATACGCGAAGCTGCTCATTAACCTCACAAACGGGCTTGAGGCGATCGTCGGCGAGATCCCACCGGGCGGCGGCAGCGTCGGCGCCGCACTGCGCGACGAAGCGGCGGCAGTGTTCCGCGCTGCGGGGATCGACTGGGCGAGCGAAGAAGAGATGCGGGAGCGTATCCTGAGGCACTATCGGTACGGGGAAATTCCTGGCGCTCCGCGCCGTCACGGCAGCTCAACCTGGCAGAGCCTCGCCAAAGGGCGCTCTCGCCTCGAAGTCGACTATCTCAACGGCGAGATCTGCCTGCTTGGCATGCTCCACGGCATCCCGACGCCGCGCAACGCCGCCATCCGCCAGCTCGCTCAGCAGATGGCAAGCCAAGGCAAACCGCCCGGCGCCTCCACGCTCCCCGAGCTTGAGGCGATGCTGGCGAACTGGCCCCACCTCCACGGGCCGGAGCCGACGGACGAGGGAGCGATGCGAGTTCGGTAG
- a CDS encoding deoxyribonuclease IV: MQRFGAHVGGGLARIPDAAAALGAECVQIFTSAPQNWRPPRHDARAVAAFREAIAARSIHPVIIHGIYLLNPASADPALVEKSILSIVDDLEWADRLGACAVVIHLGSSGADPLEVGVARCADALGRVLRQYAGSASLLLETCAGQGNTVGRRFEELGYLLERLNDERAGVCLDTCHVFAAGYDIASENGFAEMMADLDRYVGRERVRALHVNDSKGPLGCNRDRHENIGRGHIGEEGFRRVLRHPAFAALPLILEVPGLDNRGPDRANLQVLRALAGAPPLPEAPNGALREASASPLPESV, from the coding sequence GTGCAACGCTTTGGCGCGCATGTCGGCGGCGGGCTCGCCCGGATACCGGACGCAGCAGCGGCGCTTGGCGCGGAATGTGTTCAGATCTTCACGTCGGCGCCGCAGAACTGGCGTCCCCCCCGCCACGATGCGCGCGCCGTTGCCGCCTTTCGCGAGGCGATCGCGGCCCGGAGTATTCACCCCGTCATCATCCACGGGATCTACCTGCTCAATCCGGCCTCTGCGGACCCGGCGCTCGTGGAGAAGTCGATCCTCTCGATTGTCGATGACCTCGAATGGGCCGACCGGCTTGGAGCGTGCGCGGTCGTCATTCATCTCGGTTCGAGCGGAGCGGATCCGCTCGAAGTGGGAGTAGCCCGCTGCGCCGATGCACTCGGCCGGGTGCTGAGGCAGTATGCTGGTTCTGCGTCGCTTTTGCTTGAAACATGTGCTGGGCAGGGCAATACGGTCGGGCGGCGGTTTGAGGAACTCGGCTATCTCCTTGAGCGCCTGAATGATGAGCGGGCAGGCGTCTGCCTCGATACCTGCCACGTCTTTGCTGCCGGCTATGACATTGCGAGCGAGAACGGGTTCGCCGAGATGATGGCCGACCTCGACCGGTATGTGGGACGCGAGCGCGTTCGCGCGCTCCACGTCAACGACTCGAAAGGGCCGCTCGGCTGCAACCGCGATCGTCACGAAAATATCGGCCGCGGCCACATCGGCGAGGAGGGCTTTCGGCGCGTGCTGCGCCATCCGGCGTTCGCTGCCTTGCCGCTCATCCTCGAGGTGCCGGGGCTGGATAACCGCGGTCCGGACCGCGCCAATCTGCAGGTCCTCCGCGCTCTTGCCGGCGCGCCGCCGTTGCCCGAGGCGCCGAACGGCGCGCTGCGAGAGGCAAGCGCATCGCCGCTTCCCGAGAGCGTTTAA
- a CDS encoding enoyl-CoA hydratase/isomerase family protein, which translates to MGYPDNVDFRKEMEAAIFERAGDIAIVTLNRPQNANSLNTQMHMDVVWAWDEINNNPDIRVAIVTGRGRFFCAGRDVKEYLEYYGKEGEKKLRPIDDPNHPMFGKLCNHYIVTKPLIAAINGICVGGGLEIVLMCDLRVMAEDTYIADLHAKVNVGGMNSLAYELPWPIANYLTMANGRLTAQECLHFGFVNRIGPKEKLMDMAFELAEMVKTSGPDSLRHLKKGSIERQIASGNIAPPDGGERRRGRIEALRAALEQDKDLLEGMRAFAEKRSVSYEKPS; encoded by the coding sequence ATGGGTTACCCAGACAATGTCGACTTCCGGAAGGAGATGGAGGCGGCCATCTTTGAGCGCGCCGGCGATATCGCCATTGTCACGCTCAATCGGCCGCAGAACGCGAACTCGCTCAACACCCAGATGCACATGGATGTTGTCTGGGCGTGGGATGAGATCAACAACAACCCCGATATCCGCGTCGCGATTGTCACCGGCCGCGGGAGGTTTTTCTGCGCGGGGCGCGATGTCAAAGAGTATCTCGAATACTACGGCAAGGAAGGCGAGAAGAAGCTCCGGCCGATCGATGACCCCAATCACCCGATGTTCGGAAAGCTGTGCAATCACTACATCGTCACCAAGCCGCTCATCGCCGCGATCAACGGCATCTGCGTCGGCGGCGGGCTTGAGATCGTCCTGATGTGCGACCTCCGGGTGATGGCGGAGGATACCTACATCGCCGATCTGCACGCGAAGGTGAACGTCGGCGGAATGAACTCGCTCGCCTATGAGCTCCCCTGGCCGATTGCAAACTACCTGACAATGGCCAACGGACGGCTGACGGCGCAGGAGTGCCTCCACTTCGGGTTTGTCAACCGGATTGGCCCCAAAGAGAAGCTGATGGATATGGCGTTCGAACTGGCAGAGATGGTGAAAACCAGCGGACCGGACTCGCTGCGCCACTTGAAGAAGGGATCGATCGAGCGCCAGATCGCGAGCGGCAACATCGCGCCCCCCGACGGCGGCGAACGGCGGCGCGGCCGGATCGAAGCGCTCCGCGCTGCGCTCGAGCAGGATAAGGACCTTCTCGAGGGGATGCGCGCTTTCGCCGAGAAGCGGAGCGTCTCCTACGAGAAGCCGAGCTAG
- the accC gene encoding acetyl-CoA carboxylase biotin carboxylase subunit produces the protein MIRKVLIANRGEIAVRVIRACRELGIATVAVYSDPDREALHVRMADEAYHIGPAPARESYLRVDKLIDVAKRSGADAIHPGYGFLSEKEVLPRACAEAGITFIGPSAEAMAAMGEKTAARRRMHAAGVPIVPGALEGVTAEEAARIAKEIGFPVILKAAAGGGGKGVRVVERAEDLPSALRAAASEAESSFGDPTVYVERYVSPARHIEIQIIADTHGNCVYLGERECSIQRRLQKLVEESPSVIMDPDLRRRMGEAAVAAARAVGYVNAGTIEFLVDADRNFYFMEMNTRLQVEHPVTELVTGIDLVHEQIRVASGLPLSFSQEDIRPRGHAIECRISAEDPFNNFLPAIGTIEALREPLGPGVRVDSALYEGLHVTVDYDPLLSKLIVWAPTREEAIRRMRRALEEYHIVGVRTTIPFHQILMESADFAEGRFDTAFISRRWPALASEIPARAEEAALLAMAVAHAHGHQAKKPAPPSNGRISPWKLLARRDGLRRL, from the coding sequence ATGATCCGCAAGGTCCTAATTGCCAATCGCGGTGAGATCGCTGTTCGCGTCATCCGCGCCTGCCGCGAACTGGGCATCGCCACTGTGGCAGTCTACTCCGACCCTGACCGCGAGGCGCTCCACGTTCGAATGGCCGACGAGGCGTACCATATCGGTCCCGCTCCCGCTCGTGAAAGCTATCTTCGCGTCGACAAACTGATCGATGTCGCTAAACGGTCGGGCGCGGATGCGATTCACCCCGGCTACGGCTTTCTCTCGGAAAAAGAAGTGCTGCCTCGGGCCTGCGCCGAGGCAGGGATTACCTTCATCGGCCCCTCTGCGGAGGCGATGGCGGCGATGGGCGAGAAGACAGCAGCGCGCCGCCGCATGCACGCTGCCGGCGTGCCGATCGTGCCGGGGGCGCTGGAAGGGGTGACTGCAGAGGAGGCGGCGCGGATTGCGAAGGAGATCGGCTTTCCGGTCATCTTGAAAGCGGCGGCCGGCGGCGGCGGCAAAGGCGTCCGCGTCGTCGAACGGGCGGAGGACCTCCCCAGCGCCTTGCGCGCTGCCGCTTCGGAAGCAGAGTCGTCGTTCGGCGACCCGACCGTGTATGTCGAGCGGTATGTTTCCCCTGCTCGGCATATCGAGATTCAGATCATCGCCGATACCCACGGCAACTGTGTCTACCTCGGCGAGCGCGAATGCTCGATCCAGCGCCGGCTGCAGAAGCTGGTCGAGGAATCGCCGTCCGTGATCATGGACCCGGACCTGCGCCGGCGCATGGGCGAGGCCGCCGTGGCCGCAGCGCGGGCAGTCGGCTATGTCAACGCGGGCACCATCGAATTTCTCGTCGATGCGGACCGCAACTTCTATTTCATGGAGATGAACACCCGCCTTCAGGTTGAACATCCCGTGACGGAACTGGTCACCGGGATCGACCTTGTCCACGAGCAGATCCGCGTCGCCTCTGGGCTTCCTCTCTCCTTTTCCCAAGAGGACATTCGGCCGCGCGGGCATGCCATCGAATGCCGCATCTCGGCCGAGGACCCGTTCAACAACTTCCTCCCTGCAATCGGAACGATCGAGGCGCTGCGGGAGCCGCTTGGGCCCGGCGTCCGGGTCGACAGCGCGCTCTACGAAGGGCTGCATGTCACTGTCGACTACGACCCCCTCCTTTCCAAGCTGATCGTTTGGGCGCCCACCCGCGAGGAGGCAATCCGGCGGATGCGGCGCGCGCTCGAGGAGTACCACATTGTCGGAGTGCGGACCACCATCCCCTTCCATCAGATCCTGATGGAGAGCGCCGACTTCGCCGAGGGACGCTTTGACACCGCGTTCATCAGCCGGCGGTGGCCTGCCCTTGCGAGCGAAATTCCCGCTCGGGCCGAGGAGGCCGCTCTCCTCGCTATGGCCGTCGCTCACGCGCACGGACATCAAGCCAAGAAGCCGGCGCCACCATCAAACGGCAGGATCAGCCCGTGGAAACTGCTGGCGCGGCGGGACGGGCTGCGCCGGCTGTAG
- a CDS encoding carbon-nitrogen hydrolase family protein has protein sequence MSRRITIATTQYTVGTDREANLLAILQRIDEAADHGADLVLFPEFCNHVSLYRDQEHCWEVAVDEEGPWVGAIRERARARRIWVAFNASTRGPRPTVYDQNYLIDRDGRIVATVRKKVLIGGENDFMTKDQIEPEVFDTELGRIGFTTCMDGVLPETARTVALKGAQIILDSLNSNARDEGALHVPVRAAENGVFMVSSCKSGPLIPLELFDGFRNRVPMEEHLIHAPGESQIVDPRGRVLAKGGWRTDEIVYAAIDPTEADEKRLPGLGDLLADRRPELYGVLALPNEQLPLVLSPSVVEVEPFTAAAIQTESDPTVEYAILRGLDVAEEAADRGARLIVLPELYPFQEGTVAANPRAAALASREAAARLAALAAKRDLHLVASLVEEADGRFYHTTFLWSPAGEVTRYRQVHVREPDRVWATPGDRFVTADTALGRIGLLAGYDGLFVESARVLACMGADMIAYSTCWRIEWEPRLALRERAAENHLTIVAANRADSPVARGAIIATVPRFPTPWRGRLNPVDLTESSPGIETFVRQTVDPVASRNKLMVPKTDAIFNRRAELHGPLVARR, from the coding sequence ATGAGCCGCCGCATCACTATCGCCACCACCCAATACACGGTGGGGACCGACCGCGAAGCGAATTTGCTGGCGATCCTGCAGCGGATTGACGAGGCAGCCGATCACGGCGCGGACCTCGTTCTCTTTCCCGAGTTTTGCAACCACGTCTCGCTCTACCGCGATCAGGAGCACTGCTGGGAAGTCGCGGTTGACGAGGAAGGGCCATGGGTCGGCGCGATCCGCGAGCGCGCGAGGGCGCGTCGCATCTGGGTTGCGTTTAATGCCTCGACCCGCGGGCCGCGGCCGACGGTATACGACCAGAACTACCTGATCGACCGCGACGGCCGGATTGTCGCCACCGTGCGCAAAAAGGTGCTGATCGGGGGCGAAAACGACTTCATGACCAAAGACCAGATCGAGCCGGAGGTGTTCGATACCGAACTCGGCAGGATCGGCTTCACCACCTGCATGGACGGCGTGCTGCCCGAGACGGCGCGCACTGTCGCCCTCAAAGGCGCCCAGATCATCCTCGACTCGCTCAACTCGAACGCGCGCGATGAAGGAGCGCTGCATGTGCCGGTGCGCGCGGCGGAGAACGGCGTTTTTATGGTGTCAAGCTGCAAATCGGGGCCGCTTATCCCGCTGGAACTGTTCGACGGCTTTCGCAACCGCGTCCCGATGGAGGAGCATCTGATCCACGCTCCTGGCGAGAGCCAGATTGTCGACCCGCGCGGCCGTGTCCTCGCGAAGGGCGGCTGGCGCACCGACGAGATCGTCTATGCCGCCATTGACCCTACGGAGGCGGACGAGAAACGGCTGCCCGGCCTTGGGGACCTGCTCGCAGACCGTCGCCCAGAGCTGTATGGGGTGCTGGCGCTGCCGAACGAGCAGCTGCCGCTCGTCCTCAGCCCGAGCGTCGTCGAGGTTGAGCCGTTCACTGCCGCCGCCATCCAGACGGAGAGCGACCCGACAGTCGAGTACGCCATTCTCCGCGGGCTCGACGTGGCTGAGGAGGCCGCCGACCGCGGCGCGCGGCTGATTGTCCTGCCGGAGCTGTATCCGTTCCAAGAGGGGACGGTCGCGGCCAACCCTCGAGCGGCTGCCCTCGCCAGCCGGGAAGCTGCAGCCCGGCTGGCGGCGCTCGCGGCGAAGCGCGATCTCCATCTCGTCGCCTCGCTCGTCGAGGAAGCGGATGGCCGCTTCTATCACACGACCTTCCTCTGGTCACCGGCCGGCGAGGTGACCCGCTATCGCCAAGTTCATGTCCGCGAGCCGGACCGGGTCTGGGCGACGCCGGGCGACCGCTTCGTCACTGCCGACACCGCCCTCGGCCGGATTGGGCTCCTCGCCGGCTATGACGGGCTGTTCGTCGAGTCGGCGCGGGTCCTTGCCTGCATGGGGGCGGACATGATCGCCTACTCAACCTGCTGGCGCATCGAGTGGGAGCCGCGGTTGGCGCTGCGTGAGCGCGCGGCGGAGAACCACCTGACGATCGTGGCGGCGAACCGCGCTGACTCGCCTGTCGCGCGCGGCGCCATCATCGCCACCGTTCCACGGTTTCCGACCCCTTGGCGCGGCCGGCTCAACCCCGTCGACCTGACCGAGTCGTCTCCGGGGATCGAGACGTTCGTTCGGCAGACCGTCGACCCCGTGGCCAGCCGCAACAAACTGATGGTGCCGAAGACCGACGCCATCTTCAATCGCCGTGCCGAACTGCATGGCCCCCTCGTGGCGCGCCGCTAG
- a CDS encoding PAS domain S-box protein, giving the protein MSARSLSLASDQLLASLPVAALVVNDVGDILLANRAAAALFEYEEGALLGQPLRHLFPSGLRLGDEVISGRYVAVSATGAILPVRVWARPVEHECLQMILVEPLAPEAPSEYQRAFRAAASGVVFVSRDGRILEANPTFCEITGYREDELRGMSVQDLSHPDDRRAESAGIQQLEAGELQSFSIEKRYRRKDGRTIWVQLEIALVRPEQGEPGYCIAQVIDITARKEAALRVAAFQAATRALETMNDLDTALHVAFGQIAGVAGWRRCELWEQGERGPACRVVWAASPETETAPTPTEVVAAAFHSSEEAGVALAEEERSGWVVLPLFEGERPFAVLVAHGAGEAPDPAFRTMVLDFGHLLRQVLERRRAEQTLQLFARAIDSTADGVLILDATRPELPVLSANPAACRITGFSPEELVGRSVALLHGETPDADIPQSVWEAVREGRDARLLLRHQRRDGAIAWNDLTLSPIRDERGQVRHVVAILHDITDRVEVERQLRESEALLAEAQAIAHIGSWEYDLRTHILNGTAEVWRLLGVDDLPEADRSREASRRLDHAAFRDAVERALASGEAVTFDQRIAIPRRYVRYLRIVLRPVVDGEGRPVRVRGTMMDVTEMRLAEQALRESEALQRSIVENLDEGIIVGDATGAFRVCNASAERITGLTAAQLARRSPVPPGWRVIREDGTLFPLEEQPGPRALETGLPQCNVVAGFVRPSGETTWCEVNAQPLFRPGERRPHLVVVSLRDITESRRAAAELRATNEELTRQVAALEQRTREISLLAEMGELLASCQTTEDAYVIIAELAGTLFPGSRGKVALLEDSAQAELLSAWGDQTVGQPFARGDCWALRRGRPHIVRDSRVGLICPHLRDRLPASYLCIPLIAQDEVLGIFHLAQETGTLGEGQQQLAVTVAEHIALALANLRLRERLRHQSVRDPLTDLFNRRYLEEALRLEERRAARSARGLALMMLDIDHFKSFNDQFGHDAGDLVLREFGKLLRSQIRGGDIACRFGGEEFTLILPEISARDARTRAEHLRAAVAAMRLTFRGQPLGALTCSIGVAVFPDHAATIEECLSAADRALYRAKALGRNRVVLAGEGETPQP; this is encoded by the coding sequence TTGTCGGCGCGGTCACTCTCTCTCGCCTCCGACCAGCTTTTAGCGTCGTTGCCAGTGGCGGCGCTCGTTGTTAACGACGTTGGCGACATTCTGCTCGCCAACCGGGCGGCAGCGGCGCTGTTCGAGTACGAAGAAGGTGCGCTGCTTGGCCAACCGCTCCGCCACCTTTTCCCGTCCGGGCTGCGGCTTGGCGACGAGGTGATCAGCGGCCGCTATGTCGCGGTCTCGGCGACGGGCGCAATCCTGCCGGTGCGGGTCTGGGCACGTCCGGTTGAGCATGAGTGCTTGCAGATGATCCTCGTCGAGCCGCTCGCGCCAGAAGCTCCCTCAGAATATCAGCGCGCCTTCCGCGCTGCGGCGTCTGGGGTTGTTTTCGTCAGCCGCGACGGCCGCATTCTCGAGGCGAACCCGACCTTCTGCGAGATCACCGGCTACCGCGAGGATGAGCTCCGCGGGATGAGCGTCCAAGACCTGTCGCATCCCGACGATCGGCGGGCGGAGAGCGCCGGGATCCAGCAACTCGAAGCGGGCGAACTGCAGTCCTTCAGCATCGAGAAGCGCTATCGCCGCAAGGACGGCCGCACCATCTGGGTCCAGCTTGAAATCGCGCTGGTCCGACCAGAGCAGGGAGAGCCGGGCTATTGCATCGCCCAAGTGATCGATATCACGGCGCGAAAAGAAGCGGCGTTGCGCGTCGCTGCCTTCCAAGCAGCAACGCGCGCGCTCGAGACCATGAACGACCTCGACACGGCGCTTCATGTCGCGTTCGGGCAGATCGCCGGCGTGGCGGGATGGCGCCGCTGCGAGCTCTGGGAACAAGGAGAGCGGGGACCGGCATGCCGCGTCGTCTGGGCTGCTTCCCCAGAAACGGAGACCGCTCCCACGCCGACCGAGGTCGTCGCCGCCGCTTTCCACTCCTCCGAGGAAGCTGGCGTCGCTTTGGCGGAGGAGGAGCGCTCCGGCTGGGTCGTGCTTCCCCTTTTCGAGGGAGAGCGCCCCTTCGCTGTGCTTGTGGCCCATGGGGCCGGCGAGGCGCCCGATCCCGCCTTCCGGACGATGGTCCTTGATTTCGGCCATCTTCTGCGCCAAGTGCTGGAGCGGCGGCGCGCCGAGCAGACGCTTCAGCTCTTCGCCCGCGCCATCGATTCGACCGCTGACGGCGTGCTCATTCTCGACGCGACGCGCCCAGAGCTGCCGGTGCTGTCAGCGAACCCCGCTGCTTGCCGGATCACCGGCTTTTCCCCAGAGGAGCTGGTCGGACGCTCTGTCGCGCTGCTCCACGGCGAGACGCCAGACGCAGACATCCCCCAGTCGGTCTGGGAAGCGGTCCGCGAAGGCCGGGACGCGCGACTTCTCCTCCGCCACCAGCGGCGGGACGGGGCCATCGCCTGGAACGACCTGACGCTCTCGCCGATCCGCGACGAGCGCGGCCAGGTCCGCCATGTCGTCGCCATCCTCCATGACATCACTGACCGGGTCGAAGTGGAGCGGCAGCTGCGGGAGAGCGAAGCGCTGCTCGCGGAGGCGCAGGCGATCGCGCATATCGGAAGCTGGGAGTACGACCTCCGGACGCACATCCTGAACGGCACGGCCGAGGTCTGGCGGCTGCTCGGCGTTGATGATCTCCCCGAGGCGGACCGCTCGCGCGAAGCATCGAGACGGCTCGACCACGCTGCGTTTCGCGACGCTGTCGAGCGCGCCCTCGCGAGCGGCGAGGCGGTGACCTTCGACCAGCGGATTGCAATCCCCCGCCGCTACGTGCGCTACCTTCGGATTGTCTTGCGCCCGGTGGTGGACGGCGAAGGACGGCCTGTCCGCGTGCGCGGAACGATGATGGATGTCACGGAGATGCGGCTGGCGGAGCAAGCGCTGCGGGAGAGCGAGGCGTTGCAGCGCTCCATCGTCGAGAACTTAGACGAAGGGATTATCGTCGGCGATGCCACCGGCGCGTTCCGCGTCTGCAACGCCAGCGCGGAACGGATTACCGGTCTGACGGCGGCTCAGCTTGCGCGCCGCTCGCCTGTTCCCCCGGGCTGGCGCGTCATCCGCGAGGACGGGACGCTCTTCCCGCTTGAGGAGCAGCCCGGTCCGCGCGCGCTCGAAACGGGCCTCCCGCAATGCAATGTGGTGGCGGGCTTTGTCCGTCCGAGCGGCGAGACGACGTGGTGCGAGGTCAATGCCCAGCCGCTCTTTCGGCCGGGCGAGCGTCGTCCGCACCTCGTTGTCGTCTCGCTGCGCGACATCACCGAAAGCCGGCGGGCGGCTGCGGAACTGCGCGCGACGAACGAGGAACTGACCCGGCAGGTTGCGGCGCTTGAGCAGCGTACCCGCGAGATCTCGCTCTTGGCAGAGATGGGCGAACTGCTTGCGTCGTGCCAAACGACCGAGGATGCCTACGTCATCATTGCCGAGCTGGCCGGAACGCTCTTTCCGGGTTCGCGGGGGAAGGTCGCGCTGCTCGAGGACAGCGCCCAGGCGGAGCTGCTCAGCGCGTGGGGTGATCAGACGGTCGGGCAGCCGTTTGCGCGCGGCGACTGCTGGGCGCTTCGGCGGGGGCGTCCGCACATCGTTCGCGACAGCCGCGTGGGGCTGATTTGCCCGCATCTTCGCGACCGTCTGCCCGCGTCGTATCTCTGCATCCCGCTGATCGCGCAAGACGAAGTGTTGGGGATCTTTCATCTCGCTCAGGAGACAGGCACGCTCGGCGAAGGACAGCAGCAGCTCGCCGTCACCGTTGCCGAGCATATCGCGCTCGCCCTCGCCAACCTTCGGCTTCGCGAGCGTCTCCGCCATCAGTCCGTGCGCGACCCGCTGACGGACCTGTTCAATCGGCGCTACCTCGAAGAAGCGCTTCGCCTCGAAGAGCGGCGCGCCGCCCGCTCAGCGCGCGGGCTTGCCCTCATGATGCTCGATATTGACCATTTCAAATCGTTCAATGACCAATTTGGTCATGATGCCGGCGACCTCGTACTCCGGGAGTTTGGGAAGCTGCTGCGTTCGCAGATCCGCGGGGGAGACATCGCCTGTCGTTTCGGCGGAGAAGAGTTCACCCTCATTCTCCCGGAGATCAGCGCGCGCGATGCCCGAACGCGCGCCGAGCATCTCCGGGCGGCCGTCGCCGCAATGCGCTTGACGTTTCGCGGGCAGCCGCTCGGCGCCCTGACCTGCTCGATCGGCGTCGCTGTCTTTCCGGACCACGCGGCGACGATCGAAGAGTGTCTGTCGGCTGCCGACCGCGCGCTCTATCGTGCCAAAGCGCTCGGGCGCAACCGCGTTGTCCTTGCCGGAGAGGGCGAGACCCCACAGCCCTGA